A section of the Malania oleifera isolate guangnan ecotype guangnan chromosome 2, ASM2987363v1, whole genome shotgun sequence genome encodes:
- the LOC131147896 gene encoding histone H3.2 has translation MARTKQTARKSTGGKAPRKQLATKAARKSAPATGGVKKPHRFRPGTVALREIRRYQKSTELLIRKLPFQRLVREIAQDFKTDLRFQSGAVAALQEAAEAYLVGVFEDTNLCAIHAKRVTIMPKDIQLARRIRGERA, from the coding sequence ATGGCGCGAACTAAGCAGACGGCGAGAAAATCGACGGGAGGCAAAGCCCCGCGCAAGCAGCTGGCCACCAAGGCTGCCCGGAAGTCTGCTCCGGCTACTGGCGGGGTGAAAAAACCCCACCGCTTCAGGCCGGGGACAGTAGCGCTGAGGGAGATCAGAAGGTACCAGAAGAGCACGGAGCTGTTGATTAGGAAGCTCCCGTTCCAGAGACTGGTTCGAGAAATTGCTCAGGATTTCAAGACCGATCTTCGGTTCCAGAGCGGCGCCGTTGCTGCTCTCCAGGAGGCCGCCGAGGCCTACCTCGTCGGAGTCTTCGAAGATACCAATCTCTGCGCGATTCATGCCAAGCGGGTCACCATCATGCCCAAGGACATCCAGCTTGCGCGTAGAATCCGAGGCGAGAGGGCTTAG